In the Octopus sinensis linkage group LG17, ASM634580v1, whole genome shotgun sequence genome, one interval contains:
- the LOC115220852 gene encoding 39S ribosomal protein L28, mitochondrial — MIRYRKFFRWTKEIDALLPEYYKRWCQEFNAKEPTPVHWKPAEEYISNPKINGKKLKVVNNFPLPVIYPEQSDAGLWGGEGLVYGLRKKRRTSTKTPFLWRPHLEKRALYSEILEKWFEITVTQRTLMLIDEVYGFDNYILKTHAVDLSSNLGLRLKRKMLLALARRSFAKDNLQKQGEIYERYKEFVIPEEEAEWVGLSVKEALKKANFLRKAENPIVPLKELYTKELIEKLKTTTLEEPSSKPPESSLLSKLNPFKTDT, encoded by the coding sequence ATGATTCGTTACCGCAAGTTTTTCCGATGGACTAAAGAAATTGACGCCCTTCTACCAGAATATTATAAACGTTGGTGTCAAGAATTTAATGCAAAAGAACCCACACCAGTCCACTGGAAGCCAGCAGAAGAATACATCAGTAACCCtaaaattaatggtaaaaaaCTGAAGGTTGTTAATAATTTTCCTTTACCTGTGATATATCCCGAGCAAAGTGATGCTGGTTTGTGGGGCGGCGAAGGATTGGTGTATGGACTGAGGAAGAAGCGGCGGACTTCGACCAAAACCCCTTTTCTCTGGCGTCCACATCTGGAGAAGAGGGCACTGTACAGCGAAATCTTGGAGAAATGGTTCGAAATAACAGTCACCCAGAGAACTTTGATGTTGATAGATGAAGTTTATGGTTTCGATAATTACATATTGAAAACACACGCCGTTGACTTGAGTTCGAACCTGGGGCTGCGACTAAAGAGAAAGATGTTACTCGCCCTTGCCAGGAGGTCGTTTGCGAAGGACAACTTGCAGAAACAAGGGGAGATCTATGAGAGGTATAAAGAATTTGTCATCCCCGAAGAGGAAGCCGAATGGGTCGGTCTTTCAGTGAAGGAAGCTTTGAAAAAAGCGAACTTTTTACGCAAAGCTGAAAACCCCATCGTTCCCCTAAAGGAGTTATACACAAAAGAACTTATAGAGAAATTAAAAACTACCACACTCGAAGAGCCTAGCAGTAAACCGCCGGAATCATCTCTCCTCTCTAAATTGAACCCTTTTAAAACAGATACTTGA